From Acidothermus cellulolyticus 11B, a single genomic window includes:
- a CDS encoding MFS transporter: protein MTETSTSTVVPATTSSGPERAALRSADVVVLSIGTFTLGVDGFVLSGLLPRVARSLHVTVSTAGQLTTLFALVYAVGSPLIATLTGSWDRRRVLAAGMSVFICGMIIQATGTDFAAVAAGRVLAALGAAGYQATAYSTAGILSDDRHRARSLAIVAGGSSAALVAGLPFGILVGQMWGWRSAMWVLVVLAVVSAIAVRLLPPAHAPALGLRQRALALTDRRVLGVLAGTVTVLTPAFVVIAYLPAIVQTGGAWIVAAMLAYGSGQVTGTSVVARLIRQRSARTTYVVGAVGVTVTVAMLAATRHWLPVAVGTMAALGLSVGLTIVPQQHRLFATVPALASVAVGLNGSSIYVGTAIGAAVGGIALAGAGSAAPAVAAAAIGVVAVALGVWVVPERMSRPQPTLIDAASDWHVERMVAENTSIDACR, encoded by the coding sequence GTGACCGAGACATCAACGTCCACGGTGGTGCCTGCGACGACGTCTTCGGGACCGGAACGGGCAGCGCTGCGGAGCGCCGACGTCGTTGTGTTGTCCATCGGAACCTTTACCCTCGGCGTCGACGGGTTCGTACTGTCCGGCCTCCTCCCGCGTGTCGCCAGGTCACTGCACGTCACGGTCAGTACAGCGGGCCAACTCACCACTCTCTTCGCCCTTGTCTACGCTGTCGGCTCCCCGCTTATCGCCACCCTTACCGGCAGCTGGGATCGTCGCAGGGTGCTAGCCGCTGGGATGAGCGTGTTCATCTGCGGAATGATCATCCAGGCCACCGGAACAGACTTCGCCGCCGTGGCCGCTGGCCGGGTCCTCGCCGCTCTCGGTGCCGCCGGGTACCAAGCAACTGCCTACAGCACCGCCGGCATCCTCAGCGACGATCGGCATCGAGCCCGGTCGCTCGCCATTGTGGCCGGCGGCAGCTCGGCTGCGCTCGTCGCCGGCCTGCCCTTCGGCATCTTGGTCGGTCAGATGTGGGGATGGCGGTCGGCCATGTGGGTTCTGGTCGTCCTCGCAGTTGTCTCGGCGATCGCGGTGCGTCTCCTTCCCCCCGCTCACGCCCCGGCACTCGGGCTGCGCCAACGGGCCCTGGCCCTGACGGACCGTCGGGTGCTCGGCGTCCTCGCTGGCACCGTCACCGTCTTGACCCCCGCCTTCGTAGTGATCGCGTACCTGCCGGCCATCGTGCAGACCGGGGGTGCCTGGATCGTGGCGGCCATGCTCGCGTACGGAAGCGGGCAGGTTACCGGAACCAGTGTCGTCGCCCGCCTCATCCGGCAGCGAAGCGCAAGAACCACCTACGTGGTCGGTGCCGTCGGCGTCACGGTCACTGTTGCAATGCTCGCCGCGACGCGCCACTGGCTCCCGGTCGCCGTCGGGACGATGGCCGCGCTTGGCTTGTCGGTCGGGCTAACCATCGTCCCCCAGCAGCACCGACTCTTCGCCACCGTGCCGGCATTGGCCTCCGTCGCCGTTGGGCTCAATGGTTCATCCATCTACGTCGGTACCGCCATCGGTGCTGCGGTTGGCGGCATCGCCCTAGCCGGCGCCGGTTCAGCTGCCCCCGCGGTCGCTGCCGCCGCGATCGGAGTTGTCGCCGTCGCGCTCGGCGTGTGGGTGGTACCCGAGCGGATGTCCAGGCCTCAACCAACCCTCATCGACGCTGCCAGCGATTGGCACGTCGAGCGGATGGTGGCTGAGAACACCTCGATCGACGCGTGCCGCTAG
- a CDS encoding bifunctional phosphatase PAP2/O-acyltransferase family protein — protein sequence MATGSGPTGGAAAGVAAVESRPTRGPRRTPPTWRSGLREVGLGLAIFAVYLAVTHLVPRDRAVADAHGTGILDLEHRWGLDVERSLNTFLARHPALGVAASWEYATTYVLVTFGVLLWVWRRRPDVYPWARNTLAGLTLGAITCFALWPTTPPRLLPGSDFADIVAANHPPGTWGTAAVSAGADELAAMPSVHVAWAAWVLAVLARLHMSRWALALGSAHLAVTTVDVLATGTHYTLDAAAGAALVLLAVAGEAVRVAWLGPSAPPRRPLGQAVAAARWHPVAAEDAFFLHIETPANPQFVGGLAFLAGTPDVDAVRAAIARKLPDLPRLRQVVRCAGVRRRFRWVDAPSIDLAWHVPVVAQSGSGLDAALDAVRPFIETPLDRNRPLWRLVLVTGVAPQTSALGVLFHHAIGDGLGVLAIVRQLLEPLAPFAEDDPATRPAQPDTPAPRRYRLPGPLARAALTAVGLGQLAADGVGDRLPGAGRLTGRRVVRVVTAPLDAVRKAAREHRCRVTDLLLAATGDALACSLAAADLPGRGVRAAVPITLRPPGDPGGWDGLPGNRTAALMVGIPLIPMSVVDRLRAVAGDAERRRRSGRLLASAAVVRSIGLLPARWHGWLARLIYRPPHFGLIVTNIPGPEIPLGFLGAPVLRVYPLVSLADGVPLSVGALGWNGQLCVAVTIDPGWPVDADDFAARLRDALGILGVDSARLGWDLGTGGPAVGRERGSGGGS from the coding sequence GTGGCGACGGGTAGCGGACCGACGGGTGGCGCGGCGGCTGGTGTGGCCGCGGTGGAGAGCCGCCCGACGCGAGGTCCGCGGCGTACGCCGCCGACGTGGCGCAGCGGCCTGCGGGAGGTCGGGCTCGGCCTGGCCATCTTTGCCGTTTATCTCGCGGTGACCCACCTCGTGCCGCGGGACCGGGCGGTCGCCGACGCCCACGGCACCGGGATTCTCGATCTCGAGCATCGCTGGGGACTCGACGTTGAGCGATCGCTGAACACATTTCTCGCCCGGCATCCTGCGCTTGGGGTTGCTGCCTCCTGGGAGTACGCCACCACGTACGTCCTGGTGACCTTCGGCGTACTGCTCTGGGTCTGGCGGCGCCGCCCCGACGTGTATCCGTGGGCCCGCAACACCCTCGCCGGCCTCACCCTCGGGGCCATCACCTGTTTTGCGCTCTGGCCGACTACCCCGCCGCGGCTGCTGCCGGGGAGCGACTTCGCCGACATCGTGGCGGCCAATCACCCGCCGGGCACCTGGGGAACCGCGGCAGTCTCCGCCGGCGCCGACGAGCTTGCGGCGATGCCCAGCGTTCACGTCGCCTGGGCCGCCTGGGTGCTCGCCGTCCTCGCCCGCCTGCACATGAGCCGGTGGGCGCTGGCTCTCGGCAGTGCCCATCTTGCGGTGACGACGGTCGACGTGCTCGCCACCGGCACCCACTACACGCTGGATGCCGCCGCCGGGGCCGCGCTCGTCCTCCTCGCTGTCGCCGGTGAGGCGGTCCGGGTCGCTTGGCTCGGTCCGTCGGCGCCGCCGCGCAGGCCGCTCGGCCAGGCGGTTGCCGCCGCGCGGTGGCATCCGGTCGCGGCCGAGGATGCGTTCTTCTTGCACATCGAGACGCCGGCCAATCCGCAATTCGTCGGGGGGCTTGCGTTTCTCGCCGGCACACCGGACGTGGACGCCGTCCGGGCGGCCATCGCGCGGAAGCTTCCCGACCTGCCACGGTTGCGGCAGGTCGTCCGGTGCGCAGGAGTGCGGCGGCGGTTCCGCTGGGTGGATGCGCCGAGCATCGATCTGGCCTGGCACGTGCCGGTCGTTGCGCAGTCCGGTAGCGGGCTGGATGCGGCCCTCGACGCCGTACGCCCGTTCATCGAGACGCCGCTCGATCGCAACCGGCCGCTCTGGCGGCTTGTCCTCGTCACCGGGGTGGCGCCGCAGACCAGTGCGCTCGGCGTGCTGTTCCACCACGCGATCGGCGACGGGCTTGGCGTTCTCGCGATCGTCCGGCAGCTCCTCGAGCCGCTCGCCCCGTTCGCCGAGGACGATCCGGCCACCCGCCCGGCGCAGCCGGACACCCCGGCGCCTCGCCGGTATCGCCTGCCGGGGCCGCTGGCGCGGGCGGCGCTCACCGCCGTCGGTCTTGGGCAGCTCGCCGCCGACGGGGTCGGTGACCGGCTGCCCGGCGCAGGGCGCCTCACCGGACGCCGGGTCGTCCGTGTCGTCACGGCACCGCTCGACGCGGTTCGCAAGGCCGCGCGCGAACACCGCTGCCGGGTGACCGACCTGCTGCTCGCGGCTACCGGGGATGCGCTCGCCTGCTCGCTGGCGGCGGCGGACCTGCCGGGGCGCGGGGTCCGGGCCGCCGTGCCGATCACGTTGCGACCCCCGGGCGACCCCGGCGGGTGGGACGGCCTGCCGGGCAATCGGACCGCGGCACTCATGGTCGGCATTCCGCTGATTCCGATGTCGGTGGTCGACCGGTTGCGCGCTGTCGCAGGGGACGCCGAGCGGCGGCGCCGATCCGGTCGGCTGCTGGCGAGCGCCGCGGTGGTCCGGTCGATCGGGCTGCTCCCGGCACGTTGGCACGGATGGCTGGCCCGGCTCATTTACCGGCCCCCGCATTTCGGTTTGATCGTGACGAATATTCCGGGACCCGAGATTCCGCTGGGCTTTCTCGGCGCTCCAGTATTGCGGGTGTACCCCTTGGTGTCGCTGGCCGACGGGGTGCCGCTGTCGGTCGGGGCGCTGGGGTGGAACGGTCAGTTGTGTGTGGCGGTGACGATCGACCCAGGGTGGCCGGTCGATGCCGATGACTTTGCGGCCCGTCTTCGGGATGCGCTCGGAATTCTTGGGGTGGACAGCGCCCGGCTGGGCTGGGACTTGGGCACCGGCGGTCCGGCGGTCGGTCGCGAGCGCGGATCAGGCGGCGGTTCCTGA
- a CDS encoding DMT family transporter, which produces MAGVALLALGAAFLFALAAVLQARAARVAGGKQDVDVATFVQRLIRDRGWLLGWLANLAGFFTQTVALHFGSVAVVQPLLVSQLLFTLILSARAVHREMGWREWLGGLAICGGLAILLSVRGALPAGGEADRTRLLAIGPLVGGAAAALALGAMYRRRVARSIILGTEAGLFFACGAVLNKLTSDDLLHRGVAATATDWVGYGLAIVTVLGFLVEQRAFAAGPLPAAMTAMTITNPIVSYIFAVVAFGVALPHSPAALAGIVAGGTLLYVGVGLLAPSPLLRRSSTADGRGAGTSDGALSRCEGPPPSDSVQAPM; this is translated from the coding sequence ATGGCAGGCGTTGCGCTGCTCGCCCTGGGCGCAGCGTTTCTTTTTGCGCTTGCCGCGGTTCTGCAGGCCCGCGCCGCCCGCGTCGCCGGTGGCAAACAGGACGTCGACGTTGCGACGTTCGTGCAACGGCTCATCCGCGACCGAGGGTGGCTGCTCGGCTGGCTGGCGAATTTGGCCGGCTTTTTCACCCAGACCGTGGCACTGCATTTTGGGTCGGTTGCGGTCGTGCAGCCGCTGCTGGTGTCGCAATTGCTGTTCACGTTAATACTTTCCGCGCGGGCGGTGCATCGGGAAATGGGTTGGCGCGAGTGGCTGGGCGGTCTCGCGATATGCGGTGGCCTGGCCATTCTGTTGTCGGTCCGGGGGGCGTTGCCGGCGGGCGGTGAGGCGGACCGCACCCGGCTGCTGGCGATCGGCCCGCTGGTCGGCGGCGCCGCCGCGGCGCTCGCGCTTGGCGCGATGTACCGGCGGCGGGTGGCACGGTCCATCATTCTCGGCACGGAGGCGGGGTTGTTCTTCGCCTGCGGAGCGGTGCTGAACAAGCTGACCTCTGATGACTTGCTGCACCGCGGTGTCGCAGCGACCGCCACCGATTGGGTCGGTTACGGGTTAGCCATCGTGACCGTGCTGGGATTCCTTGTTGAACAGCGTGCATTCGCGGCCGGTCCGCTGCCGGCGGCGATGACCGCCATGACCATTACCAATCCGATTGTTTCCTACATATTCGCCGTCGTTGCCTTTGGTGTCGCCCTGCCGCATTCACCCGCTGCATTGGCTGGGATTGTCGCGGGCGGGACCTTGCTGTACGTCGGCGTCGGGCTCCTTGCGCCGTCACCGTTGTTGCGACGGTCCTCCACCGCGGACGGCCGGGGCGCCGGCACTTCGGACGGCGCATTGTCACGGTGCGAAGGACCGCCGCCGTCGGATTCCGTGCAGGCGCCGATGTAG
- a CDS encoding DUF167 domain-containing protein → MPRSTVTGAEAGICSGYRRHGENFLRIAESVGNSVMRLVIHVRPGSSRATVGGSHNGALIVAVREPAEHGRATDAALAAVAQAFGVPKSQVRLVSGATSRRKIIDVIDGDPVRLAELLAR, encoded by the coding sequence GTGCCGCGCTCCACAGTAACCGGCGCCGAAGCCGGCATTTGCTCCGGATACCGTCGGCATGGTGAAAACTTCCTGAGAATCGCGGAGAGCGTTGGAAATTCCGTCATGCGGCTGGTCATCCATGTTCGGCCCGGCAGTTCCCGGGCAACCGTCGGCGGCAGCCACAACGGCGCGCTGATCGTCGCAGTACGTGAACCGGCCGAGCACGGCCGCGCAACCGACGCCGCGCTCGCCGCGGTCGCGCAGGCGTTCGGGGTGCCAAAATCCCAGGTGCGGCTGGTCAGCGGAGCCACGAGCCGTCGCAAAATAATCGACGTGATCGACGGTGATCCGGTGCGGCTCGCGGAACTGCTCGCCAGGTGA
- a CDS encoding phosphatase PAP2 family protein, with protein MTNIFGSSHPILRFLNGLAKHTPWLHGVATAYAVWAGLVILALLVVAGWLRARTQSVRSVAIAVWTPIGCVIALGFNQLIGHAVAEPRPYEELRNVDRLVPVTHDYSFPSDHAVAAGGVIVGLWLIERRLGILGAIFGLLLAADRVYVGAHYGHDVIAGLLLGGLVVLLGRWLVVPILERIGAIIAATRWRPLVVNARVPIPAHRGSVVGSGSSSAAHG; from the coding sequence ATGACGAACATCTTCGGAAGCAGTCATCCGATTCTCCGTTTCCTCAACGGGCTTGCGAAGCACACCCCGTGGCTGCACGGTGTCGCAACGGCGTACGCCGTCTGGGCGGGGCTCGTCATTCTCGCGTTGCTGGTCGTCGCCGGGTGGCTTCGGGCGCGGACGCAGAGCGTGCGAAGTGTGGCAATCGCGGTCTGGACGCCGATCGGCTGTGTCATTGCGCTTGGCTTCAATCAGCTGATCGGTCACGCTGTTGCAGAACCCCGGCCGTACGAAGAGCTGCGTAATGTGGACCGGCTTGTTCCGGTCACCCACGATTACTCCTTCCCTTCTGACCACGCGGTCGCTGCCGGCGGCGTCATCGTCGGGCTCTGGCTCATCGAGCGTCGGCTTGGAATTCTCGGGGCGATTTTCGGCCTCCTGTTGGCGGCCGACCGGGTTTATGTCGGCGCCCATTACGGCCACGACGTCATCGCTGGTCTGCTTCTCGGCGGGCTCGTTGTCCTCCTCGGCCGGTGGCTCGTCGTCCCGATCCTCGAGCGGATCGGGGCAATCATCGCGGCAACCCGGTGGCGGCCGCTCGTGGTCAACGCACGTGTCCCGATTCCGGCGCACCGCGGTTCAGTTGTCGGCAGTGGGTCGTCCAGCGCGGCGCACGGGTAG
- a CDS encoding class I SAM-dependent methyltransferase, with protein sequence MEAEEWDARYAATDRLWSAEPNVFVAETVATLPPGRAVDLGCGEGRNAIWLARRGWQVVGVDFSTVALDRARAAARDAGVSVTWVQADLSEWQPEPGSFDLAVLAYLHLPAETMSSVLAKAREALRDGGHLLLVGHARMNLTVGVGGPQDPAVLYEPDDVIGWIGDLTVERAEHVYRDVEVDGVPRRAVDVLVFATR encoded by the coding sequence ATGGAGGCCGAGGAGTGGGACGCCCGGTACGCAGCGACGGACCGGCTCTGGTCTGCTGAGCCGAACGTCTTCGTAGCTGAGACAGTTGCGACATTGCCGCCGGGCCGGGCAGTCGACCTCGGGTGCGGCGAAGGACGCAATGCGATCTGGCTGGCGCGCCGCGGATGGCAGGTCGTCGGCGTGGATTTCTCGACCGTTGCACTCGACCGCGCCCGCGCGGCGGCCCGCGACGCCGGTGTCTCGGTGACCTGGGTGCAGGCGGATCTCAGCGAGTGGCAACCGGAGCCGGGAAGCTTCGACCTGGCCGTCCTCGCGTACCTGCATTTGCCGGCCGAGACGATGAGTTCGGTGCTCGCGAAGGCACGAGAGGCTCTTCGGGACGGCGGGCACCTGCTCCTCGTTGGGCACGCGAGGATGAATCTCACGGTGGGTGTCGGCGGACCGCAGGACCCGGCGGTCTTGTACGAGCCCGATGACGTGATCGGGTGGATCGGCGATCTTACTGTCGAGCGCGCCGAGCATGTCTATCGGGACGTCGAGGTCGACGGCGTTCCCCGCCGTGCCGTGGACGTGTTGGTCTTCGCAACGCGCTAG
- the ctaD gene encoding cytochrome c oxidase subunit I, with product MDGQATLSRERVWRAQRRGSVIVNWLTTTDHKLIGQLYLITSFGFFIIAGIMALLMRAELARPGLQFLTPEEYNQLFTMHGTLMLFLFATPLFVGFANVLVPLQIGAPDVAFPRLNLFSYYLFLFGGLITVGGFLTPGGAADFGWYAYTPLSDVAHSPSLGGDMWVMGLTLSGLGTILGAVNFMTTVLVMRAPGMTMFRMPVFTWNVMLTSLLVLLTFPVLAAALLALEADRKLGAHIFDPANGGPILWQHLFWFFGHPEVYIVALPFFGIITEILPVFSRKPVFGYKGLVFATISIAGLSMSVWAHHMFSTGAVLLPFFSLMSLLIAVPTGVKFFNWIGTMWRGQLSFDTPLLWALGFLVTFLFGGLTGVMLASPPLDFHVTDTYFVVAHFHYVLFGTVVFAMFGGFYFWWPKMTGKMLDERLGKVHFWTLFIGFHTTFLVQHWLGVEGMPRRIADYLPTEGFTTLNTVSTIGSFLLALSMIPFGINVWRTWRYAPHVGVDDPWGWGASLEWATSCPPPRHNFRRLPRIRSFRPAFDLHHPELSHVPDYRKLAVTGAQGTGASSALKKVVAQASGVGPEQQ from the coding sequence ATCGACGGTCAGGCAACTCTCAGTCGGGAGCGGGTTTGGCGGGCGCAGCGGCGCGGGTCGGTGATTGTTAACTGGTTGACAACGACGGATCATAAACTGATCGGCCAACTGTATTTGATCACGTCGTTTGGGTTCTTCATCATCGCAGGGATCATGGCGTTGTTGATGCGGGCGGAGTTGGCCCGGCCCGGGTTGCAGTTCTTGACGCCGGAGGAGTACAACCAGCTCTTCACCATGCACGGCACGCTCATGCTGTTCTTGTTCGCGACGCCGTTGTTCGTCGGGTTTGCGAATGTCCTGGTGCCGTTGCAGATCGGTGCGCCGGATGTGGCGTTTCCCCGGCTGAATCTGTTCAGCTACTACCTTTTCTTGTTCGGCGGGTTGATTACGGTCGGCGGTTTTCTCACCCCGGGTGGGGCGGCGGATTTCGGCTGGTACGCCTACACGCCGTTGTCGGACGTCGCGCACTCGCCCTCGCTCGGCGGTGACATGTGGGTGATGGGACTCACCCTCTCGGGACTCGGGACAATCTTGGGTGCGGTCAATTTCATGACGACCGTGCTGGTGATGCGGGCGCCGGGGATGACGATGTTCCGCATGCCGGTCTTCACCTGGAACGTCATGTTGACCAGCCTGCTGGTGCTGCTTACGTTCCCGGTGTTGGCGGCGGCGTTGCTGGCGTTGGAGGCGGATCGCAAACTCGGTGCGCATATTTTCGATCCGGCCAACGGCGGCCCGATTCTCTGGCAGCACTTGTTCTGGTTCTTCGGCCACCCGGAGGTGTACATCGTCGCGCTGCCGTTCTTCGGAATCATCACCGAAATCCTCCCGGTGTTCAGCCGGAAACCGGTCTTCGGCTACAAGGGGTTGGTGTTCGCCACCATTTCCATCGCCGGGCTGTCGATGAGTGTGTGGGCGCACCACATGTTCTCCACCGGCGCGGTGCTGCTGCCGTTCTTCTCGCTGATGTCCCTGCTGATCGCGGTTCCGACCGGGGTGAAGTTCTTCAACTGGATCGGCACGATGTGGCGCGGTCAGCTCTCCTTCGACACCCCCCTGCTGTGGGCGTTGGGCTTTCTCGTGACGTTCCTCTTCGGCGGGCTGACGGGTGTCATGCTCGCGTCACCGCCGTTGGATTTCCATGTCACCGACACGTATTTCGTGGTGGCGCACTTCCATTACGTGCTCTTCGGCACCGTGGTCTTCGCCATGTTCGGCGGGTTCTACTTCTGGTGGCCGAAGATGACCGGCAAGATGCTCGACGAACGGCTCGGCAAGGTGCACTTCTGGACGCTGTTCATCGGCTTTCACACCACGTTCCTCGTGCAGCACTGGCTGGGTGTGGAAGGCATGCCCCGGCGGATCGCCGACTACCTGCCGACCGAGGGGTTCACCACGCTGAACACCGTCTCGACCATCGGCTCGTTCCTGCTGGCACTGTCGATGATCCCGTTCGGTATCAACGTGTGGCGGACCTGGCGGTACGCCCCCCACGTCGGCGTCGACGACCCGTGGGGCTGGGGCGCCTCCCTGGAATGGGCGACCTCCTGCCCACCACCCCGGCACAACTTCCGCCGCCTGCCCCGCATCCGCTCCTTCCGCCCCGCCTTCGACCTCCACCACCCGGAATTGAGTCATGTCCCCGACTACCGGAAACTCGCTGTCACCGGCGCTCAAGGGACCGGTGCGTCGTCTGCTCTGAAGAAAGTCGTTGCGCAAGCATCCGGCGTCGGACCGGAGCAGCAATGA